Genomic window (Methyloprofundus sp.):
TGTCTGTTCTGCTAAGTTTCGGGTTTTATTTTATCCCCATCCTTTTACAGCAAGCTTTAAAAGTGAAATTCAACACCAATCCAGGCATTGTTATTACGCACACTATGATCTTCATAACTAAACTTACGCTTCCCATGCTGCCAACCTGCTTTAAGCGTTGTTGATTCAGTCACTTCATACAAAAGCTCTAACTCCCCCTGATAGACATTTTCGTTACCATCGTGATGAATATCATTCATATACGAACTGGTGAAATCATTATGCTCATAATCAAAAATAGCGACTAAAATAAGCGATGGCAATAATCGTATTTTGAGTTCAGCCGAAGCAAAATGATTGATATAACCAATATCATCCTGATACTTTATCGTTGCATTTTTATCGGTATAGCCACGCTCAAAATGATAACCGACCAGCAATTCAATATCATGTGTTATAGCCCATTCCAAATGCGTACCCAGCGTAAAAAACTGCGTATCACGATAAGCAAAGGGTTCATCATATAGCCGCAGTCCATAGCGAACCAAACCTCGCAAAACAAGATGCTCAGCTAAGTCCTGCTCTAAGTGCATTGTTAATAAATGACTATCTAATTGCTCATCTGCTTCATGCTCTGCATGCTGTTCATAACCTAAAGAATTTTTTCCTAAATATAAATCAGGTATAAAATCATAAAAGAATTTTAATGTTGTACCTTCAGCAAGCCCTTGTTCAACAGCAAGCCGAAAGAATCCATGCGAATAATCCGAATGATCTTGGAAAATATAACCACCAGCATCCAATGCAATCTGAAATTCTCCAAGCCTATTCTCAGTTTCCCAATTAACATAAACACTCGGCTCATAGATAAAATCAGCCCCTTGCTCTGGCTCATCCACAATAGGTTGGGTTGGATCTTCCTCCAGAGAAAGACGACGCGTGACTGCAAAAAGGCCAACATCATCGGTATAGTAGGTACTAAAATTAGCCCCACCCGACCATTCCGCCTGCACTATATTAGAGATAATCAAGCCAACGGCTAGTAATGATATTTTAGGTATAAAGAAAACGTTATTACGCTGCATATTATTATCAGTTTACTGACTAGATATTCTTGATATCTGCATTTTGAAAACAGCACCAAGGAAATCTGAAGTTATTTATGAGAATGAGTATTATACGCAAGTAATATCACAATATCATTAAATGCTAATACATATGTTTATTAGGGTGAATAACAAGCTCCGCACCTTCTAATGAAACTCTATAAAACAAACAAGGCATTAATTTCTCTGCCGCCAAAAGACTGCAAGCAAAGACCCTGAAATATTATGCCAAATACTAAACATCGCTCCTGGTAATGCCGTTGCTACAGAAAAATATTTAATGGCCAATGCAACACTTAAGCCTGAATTCTGCATCCCCACTTCAATACTCACCGTACGACAAATTGCCTCTTCATAGTGCAATAACTTCGGAATAACATAACCAACCAACATCCCAAAGAGATTATGTAAAGCCACCGCACTCAGCACAGCTAACGTTAAGTGAGAGAAATTTTGTTGGTTTAATGCCACGATTATGGCAATAATCAAAGCAATCGCTAAACTGGAAAAGATAGGAAAAACACCTTGCAGCTTTCTAAAAAACCGCCCAAACAACGAATTGATACTCGTACCCAATAACACCGGAATCAGCACCATAAACAGTATACTGCGCATCATGTCAACTATAGGCACAGCAACACTCTGACTTAAATAAGCATAACTTAATAATGGCATGGCAAAAATAGCGCACAACGTTGACACCATGGTCATCAGAATAGATAAAGCAACATTACCTTTAGCCAAATAACAGATAACGTTCGAAGCCGTTCCGCCCGCACTACAACCCACCAATACCAGCCCAATCGTATGCTGTTCGGATAGCTGTAAAACATTCGCCAATAAATAGGCCAATAAAGGCATAAAGGTGAATTGAATACCCACCGTCAATAAAATCACCAAAGGCTGCGTTAGTGCCTCACCGAAGTGCCGCCATGTTAAAGTCATCCCCATAAAAAACATGACCACAGACAATAAAGGTATGATCGCCACTTTGGCAGCAACAAATAACTCAGGAACCCAATAAGCCCAAACGGACAAAAACAACACGACCGTCGGAAAAACCAACATCAAACGATTATTCATAAGAGTACTACCAAGGCATTGGCGAGCCATCGTATTTAATAAAACGGCCTGTTTGCGCCAAATCAAATTGGGCAATCACTTGGCGCATACCTTGAATACTTGTTTGAGTATCGATCAACGCATTTTGTCCACCCATATCCGTTTTCACCCAACCAGGATGAAAAATTAACACCCCCACACCTTGTGCTTGTAGATCAATGGCCAAACTTTTCATCGCTGCATTTAAAGCGGCTTTACTAGAGCGATACAAAATACTACCGCCACTGCCATTATCAGCCATACTGCCCATCAAGCTACTAATCGCCACAAACACACCTTGCTGACTACGTAACAATTGCGCATTAAAAGCCTCTGCCATTTTCACCCCGGCAAGTACATTAATTTCAAAAGTAGCGCGCCAGTCTTGATAATCTAATTGGCCAAATCCATGCCCGACCGTATCACCATAAACACCGGCATTAGAAATCAGCACATCAATACTTATATCGTGCAACTGTATAGCCAAAGCATCAATTTGCGTATGATCAACCACATCCAGTACTAATACTTGTACATTCTCTGCATATTCTACCGCTAATTGCTGTAATTCGCTTGCCTCAGCAGGCTGGCGACAACACGCTAGCACTCGCCAGCCTTGTTGTGCATATTGTTGACAAAACTCCAATCCTAGGCCACGATTAGCCCCCGTTATCAAAACTGTTTGCATTTTTCTACCTAATTAATAATGACTAATGAAATGAACAACAACGATCAAAAAAGACCAGAAGATATTATTTGTGACTGTACTGGCACCACCAAAACAAAAATAAGGCAACTGATCAAGCAAGGTAACAATACCTTAGGTCAAATATCTAGAAAGACAGGTGCTTGTACTGGGTGTGGGTCTTGTGATTATGATGTCATGCAATTTCTTGCTAAAGAAGTACCTTCCGAATAAAACTAGCCAAAGTTTATCTGCACACCATCAGGCAGTTTATCAATACTGATATTACGTCCTGCTCCAGAATTCGTTAAACTCAACACAACATCAGGCATATCCAAATAACCTTCCCCTTGCTCGGGCCACTCAATAAAACAAATACTCCGCTCCTGCAAATAGTCACGGATACCAATCCATTCCAACTCTTCCGGGTCGACCAGTCGATACAAATCAAAGTGCAAAAACAGTCGTTTATTAATCTTATATTCTTCCACTATATTATAAGTAGGACTTTTAACCGTGCCTTGATGACCTGCTGCCCGTAAAAAACCACGCACTAAGGTGGTCTTGCCCGCACCTAAATCACCATGTAAAAAAACCAGACATTTTTCAGGCAAGGCATGAAATAATGCCGCGCCAAAGGCTGCGGTCGCTGCTTCGTTATCTAAACTATATTGCATTAATCATTAACCACTACACGTAAAAATTGTAAAACTTCACTGGCGCGCAAACCACGCTCACCTTTCTGCTTAGCCGCCTTGTCAGCCGCCAAGCCATGTAAATATACACCTATTTTGGCTGCCTCCAACAAAGTATATTTTTGTGCCAACAAAGCCCCTATTATGCCCGCCAACACATCCCCCATACCACCTGAAGCCATTCCGGGATTACCCGTGGTATTCACATAAACATGCTCTCCCGCAGTCACCAAAGTGCCTGCACCTTTTAGAATACAAACACCACCATATTGTTTCTGCAGCGCACGTACCGCCCAAAACCGATCTTGTAAAATATCAGCAGTCGTACAATTTAATAAGCGCGCCGCCTCACCAGGGTGTGGTGTTAATACCCAATTATCTGCATAACAAGGGGATTCAGCTAATAAATTCAGCGCATCCGCATCAATAACCTTAGGCATATTATACTGAATTAACTCAGCCCATAGCTCTTTAGCCCATGCTGTTTGCCCCAATCCTGGCCCCAATACCAAAACAGTTACTTTATCTAATAAAGCAGTTATATCACTAACTTGATTAAGCGCATATCCCATTAACTCAGGGCAAGCAAGGTGTATTTGTTGCGCATGCTGCTTACGGGTAGCAACACTGACTAATCC
Coding sequences:
- a CDS encoding bile acid:Na+ symporter, BASS family; translation: MNNRLMLVFPTVVLFLSVWAYWVPELFVAAKVAIIPLLSVVMFFMGMTLTWRHFGEALTQPLVILLTVGIQFTFMPLLAYLLANVLQLSEQHTIGLVLVGCSAGGTASNVICYLAKGNVALSILMTMVSTLCAIFAMPLLSYAYLSQSVAVPIVDMMRSILFMVLIPVLLGTSINSLFGRFFRKLQGVFPIFSSLAIALIIAIIVALNQQNFSHLTLAVLSAVALHNLFGMLVGYVIPKLLHYEEAICRTVSIEVGMQNSGLSVALAIKYFSVATALPGAMFSIWHNISGSLLAVFWRQRN
- a CDS encoding bacterioferritin-associated ferredoxin is translated as MTNEMNNNDQKRPEDIICDCTGTTKTKIRQLIKQGNNTLGQISRKTGACTGCGSCDYDVMQFLAKEVPSE
- a CDS encoding tRNA threonylcarbamoyladenosine biosynthesis protein TsaE produces the protein MQYSLDNEAATAAFGAALFHALPEKCLVFLHGDLGAGKTTLVRGFLRAAGHQGTVKSPTYNIVEEYKINKRLFLHFDLYRLVDPEELEWIGIRDYLQERSICFIEWPEQGEGYLDMPDVVLSLTNSGAGRNISIDKLPDGVQINFG